The Streptomyces vinaceus genome contains the following window.
CTGGGACTTCGACGGCACCTCCGAGGAGCAGTACCCGCTGCTCCTGCACTTCCCGTACTTCGACCTGTACCGCAAGCAGGTCGTCAAGCAGGCGGACCTGGTCCTGGCGATGTTCACCTGCCCGGACGAGTTCACCGCCGAGGAGAAGGCCCGCAACTTCGCCTACTACGAGCAGCTGACGGTCAGGGACTCCTCCCTCTCCGCCTGCTGCCAGGCGGTGCTCGCCGCCGAGACCGGGCACCTGCGCCTGGCCTGGGCCTATACCCGCGAGGCGGCGCTGATGGACCTGGACGACCTCGAACACAACACGCGGGACGGCCTCCACATGGCCTCGCTCGCCGGGACGTGGATCGCCCTGGTCCAGGGCCTCGGCGGGCTGCGCCGCATCCGTCCGGCCCCGGACGCACCACCGCAGGACCGGCCGTCCGGGAGCCCGCGGGCCGGGGAAGGGGGGGCCGGGGAAGTGCAGGCCCCGGTCCTCTTCGCGCCCCGTCTGCCCTCCTCGCTGACCCGGCTGGCCTTCAACGTCCGTGTCCAGGAACGGCTGGTCCGCGTCGACATGGGCCAGTCGACGGCCCGCTACACGCTCCTGTCCGGTGAGCCCCTCACCGTGATGCACCACGGCACCCCGGTCGCGCTCGCCCCGGACGCACCGGCGGAACTCCCCGTCCCGCCCGCGCCCGACTCCCCCGAACCCCGCCAGCCCAAGGGCCGGGCCCCCGGCACCTGAGACGGGCGGGGCGTACGGAGCCGCCGCCTCAGGGCCGCTCCGGACCCGCCGGCGCGGCACGCGGAGGCCACGCGGCGGGCTCCAGCAGGCCCAGTACGTAGGCGCGGGCGATCAGAGCGGGGCGGTTGGGTACGCCGAGGCGTCGGCACAGGCGGGTCACGTGGTAGTTGACCCCGTCGACGGTGAGGCCCACCTCGCGGGCGATGGCCGACCCGGACGCCCCGGCCGCGACCAGCGGCAGGATGCGCGCCTCCTGCGGACTCAGGCCGCCCGCCGCGTCCTGTGGCGGCTCCGGCCGGCCCGCGTCCGTCTCCTCGGTCAGTGAGACCAGCAGGCGGGGGACGTCGTCCTGCGGGTCGGAGACCGGTTCGACGGTGACCTGGCCCTGCCGGGCCGTTCCCCGTACCTGCCAGGTCACCTCGACCGGGTAGCGGGACCTGCGGCGCGAGCGCAGGGCCTCGTCCAGTCGGCGCAGCTGCCGGTCATTGGTCGGAGTGAGGAGGTCAAGGAGCCGGCGGCCTTCCAGCTTGCCCGGCTGGAGCTGCCATGCGGAGGCGAACGCCGGGTTCGCGCCGAGGATCAGGCCGTGGGCATCGCTGATCGCCAGCGCCACCGGCGCCCTGTCGAAGAGGCTGACGAATCGTGAGCGCCAGGCCGCCGCCGCCTCGTCCTGCGCGTGCCGTGACGGCTGTGTCACGGGCTCCATGGGCCCTCCTCTGCCACGGCCAACTGCCCCCGATCAAGACCCTGAACGCAATACACCCCTACAAGAATAGGTAGTCCTCGTCCGCGATCGGCCCGGCGGCCGCGTCACCGTGGAGACACCACGGATGACGTGACCAGAAGAGGCGGACGCCATGAATGAATCGCACACCACCGGCACCGGGCCCCTCGACGACGGCGCCGCGCACCTGCCGGTCGTCGACGTGAGCGACACGGGAATGACGAGCACCCCGCTGCAGACGGCCATGGGGCACGCGCGCCGGCTCGGTCCGGTCTTCGTCCAGCGCTTCCACGACCGGGAGACCGTGTTCGTGAGCTCGGCGGCGCTCGTGGAGGAACTCTCCGACGAGGAGCGCTTCGTGAAGGGCATCGGCCCGGCGCTGGAGAACGTGCGCGAGGTCGCCGCCGACGGGCTGTTCACCGCGTACAACGACGAGCCCAACTGGGCCAAGGCGCACGACATCCTGCTGCCGGCCTTCGCCCTCACCTCGATGCGCACCTACCACCCGCACATGCTGCGGGTCGCCAAGCGGCTCATCGGCTCCTGGGACGCGCGCTTCGCCGCGGGCTCCGGCGTCTCCGCCCCGGTGGACGTCGCCGAGGACATGACCCGGATGACCTTGGACACCATCGGTCTGTCCGGCTTCGGCTACGACTTCGCCTCCTTCGAGCGTGAGCAGGCGCACCCCTTCGTCCAGGCGCTGGTGCGGGCCCTCGCCCACAGCCAGGCCAAACTCGGCCGGGTGCCCGGCGCGGACCACACCGCCGAGGACGAGGCCTTCGCCGCGGACGCCGCCTACCTGGCCCGTGTCGTGGACGAGGTGATCGAGCGGCGCAAGGCCTCGGGAGACACCTCCACAGACGACCTGCTGGGCCTGATGCTGGGCTCCCCGCACCCCCGCTCCGGCGAGGTGCTCGACGAGGCGAACATCAGGAACCAGGTGATCACCTTCCTGATCGCGGGCCACGAGACGACCTCGGGCGCCCTCTCGTTCGCGCTGTACCACCTCCTGAAGAACCCCGCGGTCCTGCACCTGGCCCAGGCCGAGACCGACGCGCTGTGGGGCGACGACCCGGACCCCGAGCCCGCCTTCGAGGACATCGGCAAGCTGCGCTACGTGCGCCAGGTCCTGAACGAGACGCTGCGGCTGTGGCCGACCGCCGCCGCGTTCGCACGCGAGGCGCGCGCCGACACCGTGATCGGCGGGCGCCACCCGGTCAGGGCGGGGCAGCGGATGCTGGTGCTGACCCCGATGCTGCACCGCGACCCGGTGTGGGGCGACAACGTGGAGGAGTTCGACCCGGACCGGTTCGCCGCCGAGGCGGAGGCCGCCCGTTCCCCGCACGCGTACAAGCCGTTCGGCACCGGGGAACGCGCCTGCATCGGGCGCCAGTTCGCCCTCCACGAGGCGACGATGCTGCTGGGCATGCTGGTCCACCGCTACCGCTTCCTCGACGAGGCGCGGTACGAGCTGCGCATCAAGGAGACGCTCACGCTCAAGCCGGACGGGTTCACGCTGGCCCTGGCCCGGCGCACCCCGGCCGACCGCGCCCGGGGCCGTGCGGCCCTCGGGGCGGTCCTCCCGGCCGGACACGGGGTGGAAGCGGAGGCGCCGGCCACGGGGGCCTCCCCCACCCGGGCCGTTCCCGGTACGAGGCTGACGCTGCTGCACGGGTCCAACTTCGGCACCTGCCGCGCCTACGCGCAGGACCTGGCCGACATGGCGGCGGAACTGGGCTTCGAGACGCGGGTCGCGCCCCTCGACGACCACCGTGACGGCGGCCTGCCGGCGGACGGGCCGCTGGTCGTCGTCGCCGCGTCGTACAACGGACGGCCCACCGACGACGCGGCCGGATTCGTCTCCTGGCTGGCGCAGGCGGGCCCCGGCGCGGCGGAAGGCGTCCACTACGCCGTCCTGGGCGTCGGGGACCGCAACTGGGCCGCCACCTACCAGCAGGTGCCCACGCTCATCGACGACCGGCTCGCCTCGGCGGGTGCGGCGCGGCTGATGGCCCGGTCCGAGGCGGACGCCTCCGGGGACCTCGCGGGAGCGGTACGCGGCTTCACCGCGGGCCTGCGCCGTACGCTGCTGGAGCGCTACGGCGACCCGGCGTCGGTGGCCCCCTCCGGGGAGGCGGAACCCCCCGGCCCGGCGTACGACGTCATCGAGGTCACGGGCGGGCCGCTCGACGCTCTGGCCCGGCGGCACGACCTGCGGCCGATGACGGTGACGCACACCGGGGACCTCGCCGACCTCGGCCACCCGGCGGGCAGGTCGAAGCGCTTCCTGCGCGTCAGGCTCCCCGAAGGCGTCGGCTACCGCACCGCCGACCACCTCGCCGTCCTCCCGGCCAACGACCCCGGGCAGGTGGAGCGGGCGGCCCGGGTCCTGGGCGTGGACCCGGACGCGGTGCTGGACGCCCGGACCCGCCGCCCCGGCCGGACCGCCCTGCCGCTCGACCGGCCCGTCACCGTACGGGAACTGCTCACCCGGTACGTCGAACTCCAGGCGCCGGTGACGGCCGGGCAGGCGGCCGTCCTCGCGGCGCACAACCCGTGCCCGCCGGAGAAGGCCGCGCTGGAACGCATCGCGGCGGGGGCCGGCGAGGCCGCGGGGGCCGATGGAGCCC
Protein-coding sequences here:
- a CDS encoding bifunctional cytochrome P450/NADPH--P450 reductase encodes the protein MNESHTTGTGPLDDGAAHLPVVDVSDTGMTSTPLQTAMGHARRLGPVFVQRFHDRETVFVSSAALVEELSDEERFVKGIGPALENVREVAADGLFTAYNDEPNWAKAHDILLPAFALTSMRTYHPHMLRVAKRLIGSWDARFAAGSGVSAPVDVAEDMTRMTLDTIGLSGFGYDFASFEREQAHPFVQALVRALAHSQAKLGRVPGADHTAEDEAFAADAAYLARVVDEVIERRKASGDTSTDDLLGLMLGSPHPRSGEVLDEANIRNQVITFLIAGHETTSGALSFALYHLLKNPAVLHLAQAETDALWGDDPDPEPAFEDIGKLRYVRQVLNETLRLWPTAAAFAREARADTVIGGRHPVRAGQRMLVLTPMLHRDPVWGDNVEEFDPDRFAAEAEAARSPHAYKPFGTGERACIGRQFALHEATMLLGMLVHRYRFLDEARYELRIKETLTLKPDGFTLALARRTPADRARGRAALGAVLPAGHGVEAEAPATGASPTRAVPGTRLTLLHGSNFGTCRAYAQDLADMAAELGFETRVAPLDDHRDGGLPADGPLVVVAASYNGRPTDDAAGFVSWLAQAGPGAAEGVHYAVLGVGDRNWAATYQQVPTLIDDRLASAGAARLMARSEADASGDLAGAVRGFTAGLRRTLLERYGDPASVAPSGEAEPPGPAYDVIEVTGGPLDALARRHDLRPMTVTHTGDLADLGHPAGRSKRFLRVRLPEGVGYRTADHLAVLPANDPGQVERAARVLGVDPDAVLDARTRRPGRTALPLDRPVTVRELLTRYVELQAPVTAGQAAVLAAHNPCPPEKAALERIAAGAGEAAGADGARPGSLVDLVGEHPALQGRLPWPVLLELLEPMRPRHYSISSSPSAGPGQADLMVSLLEAPHRSGRDGVFRGVGSSYLHRVRPGDTVLARVQPCREDFRIPHDERTPVIMIGAGTGLAPFRGAIADRRALYASGAELAPALCYFGCDHPDVDYLHRAELEEADREGAVSMRPAFSLAPEGEVRFVQHRIEAEGEEVWRLIGAGARVHVCGDGSRMAPGVREAFRKLCVKYGGQDASAASQWLQDLVAQGRYVEDVYVGG
- a CDS encoding PAS domain-containing protein; protein product: MEPVTQPSRHAQDEAAAAWRSRFVSLFDRAPVALAISDAHGLILGANPAFASAWQLQPGKLEGRRLLDLLTPTNDRQLRRLDEALRSRRRSRYPVEVTWQVRGTARQGQVTVEPVSDPQDDVPRLLVSLTEETDAGRPEPPQDAAGGLSPQEARILPLVAAGASGSAIAREVGLTVDGVNYHVTRLCRRLGVPNRPALIARAYVLGLLEPAAWPPRAAPAGPERP